TAATATACCAATTCGCTGAAATGTCCTCTTCACACCTCTCTCCCACAATTACGGGGTTAGCCAATACAAATTCATCAGGTCTAACAATTGTAATTGGATAAAGTTGTGACTCAAATAATCTTACCCCACCACATAACTTGTAAAACTCCTTAAGATCATCAGGCATAACCAAGTTTTTTTCAATTTCGGGTAGAAAATTATTTGGAGGAAATAAGGTACAATCCTGTTCTTTTCCTAGTAATTCTAAAATTTCAGCTATCCTCACTCTACTCATCACCACCTATATATTCTTCAAATTTTTTATAAAATTTATCTCTAGCTTCTTGTGGTACACCTGCTGCATCAAACATACGCTCCGAAAGCTTTTTTACTTCATCTTTTGTAACTTTTGTCAAATCAACCCTACCGCCAACCCTTTTCCCGGTCTTTTCCACTAACCAATCCCGATAAACCTTTTTGGTAGCGGCATGTTGTTCCTCTGTCAATGCTATTGCTGGAGTATCCGCTGCTCGACTTTGATATGAGGCTATGTTTTTACTGGCCCATACATCCAGTATACCATGATGATTTTCTAATGGAGAATTTGTAGGTCGATAAGTTACAACATCAAATGGCTTAATACTTCCTTTGGTTATAACCCCTCCTAAAGGTAGCGAATCCGATAATAATTCCGAAGCTTTTTCCTGTAAGCTCATATCTGGGTCTAAAACTGTTCCAATATCATTGCCAAATGTCTCTTCATAAATTGTAGATGTTTGACTTAATGAATCATTTTCTTGTCTAGCCCATTCTGTCACGTT
The window above is part of the Paenibacillus hamazuiensis genome. Proteins encoded here:
- a CDS encoding SMI1/KNR4 family protein, which translates into the protein MSRVRIAEILELLGKEQDCTLFPPNNFLPEIEKNLVMPDDLKEFYKLCGGVRLFESQLYPITIVRPDEFVLANPVIVGERCEEDISANWYIIGKEGLSQFITINLRSEQNGRCYDSFVDRHGIVGECPIIAVSFTDLLERLLHNKGQRWYWLNDTFDPLGDAYDE